A DNA window from Streptomyces parvus contains the following coding sequences:
- a CDS encoding zinc-ribbon domain-containing protein yields the protein MIIFGTKGYLHQLAVLTMVCGWCGNPAAHTLRKRVTKFTLFFVPLFPFSTKYATQCTFCGGERQIPKEEADQLLAQAAAGQDGNAYGQAPQQPGVTPPGQNPYQR from the coding sequence ATGATCATTTTCGGTACCAAGGGCTATCTCCACCAACTGGCCGTCCTGACGATGGTGTGCGGCTGGTGCGGCAATCCGGCGGCGCACACCCTGCGCAAGCGGGTCACGAAGTTCACGCTGTTCTTCGTGCCGCTGTTCCCGTTCTCGACGAAGTACGCCACGCAGTGCACGTTCTGCGGCGGGGAGCGGCAGATACCCAAGGAGGAGGCGGACCAGCTGCTCGCCCAGGCCGCGGCCGGGCAGGACGGCAACGCCTACGGCCAGGCCCCGCAGCAGCCCGGCGTCACGCCTCCCGGGCAGAACCCGTACCAGCGCTGA
- a CDS encoding FtsW/RodA/SpoVE family cell cycle protein, with amino-acid sequence MTATTADAPPPELRLPKRRGVELALLVGGVLISVFGYAAVGLTHDGAVPPDVAGYGAGLGALALLAHVAVRFRAPYADPLLLPIAVLLNGLGLVLIYRLDLETPRDQAAPTQLVWSTLGVALFTAVVVLLRDHRVLQRYAYLSVAAALVLLIVPIFFPAVNGAKIWIRIGGLSFQPGEFAKILLAVFFAAYLAANRNALAYTGRKVWKLQLPAGRVLGPIVAIWLLSVGVLVLERDLGTSLLFFGLFVIMLYVATGRTGWIAVGLLLAAVGAFVVGSFEPHVHSRVQDWLDPFASIDAGRGPGQLAQSLFAFAAGGMLGAGLGAGNSILIGFAAKSDFILATAGEELGLCGLTAIFLLYALLVARGYRAGLALRDPFGRLLAIGLASILALQVFVIAGGVMGLIPLTGMAMPFLAQGGSSVVTNWIIVALLIRLSDVARRPRPELVETGVVAAAEEEENR; translated from the coding sequence ATGACCGCAACGACGGCGGACGCTCCCCCGCCCGAGCTCCGCCTGCCCAAGCGGCGCGGGGTGGAGCTCGCCCTCCTCGTCGGGGGCGTCCTGATCTCCGTCTTCGGCTATGCGGCGGTCGGGCTCACCCACGACGGAGCCGTGCCGCCGGACGTCGCCGGATACGGTGCCGGGCTCGGCGCGCTCGCGCTGCTCGCCCATGTCGCGGTCCGCTTCCGGGCCCCGTACGCCGATCCGCTGCTGCTGCCGATCGCCGTCCTGCTCAACGGCCTTGGCCTGGTGCTGATCTACCGGCTCGACCTGGAGACGCCGAGGGACCAGGCCGCACCCACCCAGCTCGTCTGGTCCACGCTCGGCGTCGCGCTGTTCACCGCCGTGGTGGTGCTCCTGCGCGACCACCGGGTGCTCCAGCGGTACGCGTATCTCTCGGTGGCCGCGGCGCTGGTGCTGCTGATCGTGCCGATCTTCTTCCCGGCGGTGAACGGGGCGAAGATCTGGATCCGGATCGGCGGACTCTCCTTCCAGCCCGGGGAGTTCGCCAAGATCCTGCTGGCGGTGTTCTTCGCCGCCTATCTGGCCGCCAACCGCAACGCGCTCGCCTACACCGGCCGCAAGGTGTGGAAGCTGCAACTGCCCGCGGGCCGGGTGCTCGGGCCGATCGTGGCGATCTGGCTGCTGAGCGTCGGCGTGCTGGTGCTGGAGCGCGACCTCGGCACCTCGCTGCTGTTCTTCGGGCTGTTCGTCATCATGCTGTACGTGGCGACGGGCCGGACCGGCTGGATCGCGGTCGGGCTGCTCCTGGCGGCCGTGGGGGCGTTCGTCGTCGGCTCCTTCGAACCGCACGTCCACAGCCGGGTGCAGGACTGGCTGGATCCGTTCGCCTCGATCGACGCGGGGCGGGGGCCGGGCCAGCTCGCCCAGTCGCTGTTCGCGTTCGCGGCGGGCGGGATGCTCGGGGCGGGGCTCGGTGCCGGGAACTCCATCCTGATCGGCTTCGCCGCCAAGTCCGACTTCATCCTCGCGACCGCGGGCGAGGAGCTGGGCCTGTGCGGGCTGACCGCGATCTTCCTGCTCTACGCGCTGCTCGTGGCGCGTGGTTACCGGGCCGGGCTCGCCCTGCGCGACCCGTTCGGGCGGCTGCTCGCCATCGGTCTCGCCTCGATCCTGGCGCTCCAGGTGTTCGTGATCGCTGGCGGGGTGATGGGGCTGATCCCGCTGACCGGGATGGCGATGCCGTTCCTCGCGCAGGGCGGCTCGTCCGTCGTCACCAACTGGATCATCGTGGCGCTGCTGATCCGGCTCAGCGACGTCGCGCGCCGGCCCCGTCCGGAGCTGGTGGAGACCGGGGTCGTCGCGGCGGCCGAGGAGGAGGAGAACCGGTGA
- a CDS encoding SH3 domain-containing protein produces the protein MSPLSRRSRLRRLGLCVATGTLAALTAAAPAAMAADPQPVGQRAEASAPDPTSDELSASALQREHEAQQKEAQQQGQARPQAPKRTYKGRVIAKPYLLLRDKPTRSSRIVGSVEYGSVVHIFCKTQGDNVDGNNRWYLLTDGTWAWGSARYIENIGAAPKWC, from the coding sequence ATGTCCCCCCTGTCCCGCCGCTCGCGGCTCCGCCGGCTCGGTCTCTGCGTGGCCACCGGTACGCTCGCGGCGCTCACGGCCGCCGCTCCCGCCGCCATGGCGGCCGACCCCCAGCCCGTCGGCCAGCGCGCGGAGGCCAGCGCTCCGGACCCGACGTCCGACGAGCTCTCCGCCTCGGCGCTGCAGCGCGAGCACGAGGCGCAGCAGAAGGAGGCGCAGCAGCAGGGTCAGGCGCGACCCCAGGCGCCCAAGCGGACCTACAAGGGACGGGTCATCGCCAAGCCGTACCTGCTGCTCCGCGACAAGCCGACCCGCAGCAGCCGCATCGTCGGCTCGGTCGAGTACGGCTCGGTCGTCCACATCTTCTGCAAGACGCAGGGCGACAACGTCGACGGCAACAACCGCTGGTACCTGCTGACCGACGGCACCTGGGCCTGGGGTTCGGCCCGCTACATCGAGAACATCGGCGCCGCGCCGAAGTGGTGCTGA
- a CDS encoding penicillin-binding protein 2 → MIRYIRRAAAFCLLLLVALLVNAARVQLFEADELDDNPANRRGAIVRYDQPRGNILVGGRPVTGSKETGEQLSFERTYLHGPLYAPVTGYASQTYGTTLLENAEDAVLSGTDSLLAPLPFWNEFTRGRQPGGDVVTTIRASMQQAAYEGLRGRRGAVAALDPSTGAVLALVSTPSYDPERLSGTGAAVTGAWSRLNASTSMPMLNRAIRQTYPPGSTFKIVTAAAALDTGAVTDADAATDTPSPYVLPGTRTTLPNEARGCENASLADAIRVSCNTVMAHLGVEVGLDGMVETAKKFGFNDSGLRIPSGVARSNFDTDMSEDQLALSSIGQFNTTATPLQMAMVASAVANGGDLRRPHLVDRVTTNTGDTVRQEGSQSYERPMNPATAVQLQRMMVEVVENGTGSNAAIDGARVGGKTGTAQHGVDNSGLPYAWFISWAQAADSGRPAVAVAVVVEDAAADRADISGGGSAAPIARAVMEAALAEQE, encoded by the coding sequence GTGATCCGCTACATCCGGCGGGCCGCCGCCTTCTGTCTGCTGCTGCTCGTGGCGCTGCTCGTCAACGCGGCGCGCGTCCAGCTCTTCGAGGCCGACGAGCTGGACGACAACCCGGCCAACCGCCGTGGCGCCATCGTCCGTTACGACCAACCGCGCGGGAACATCCTGGTCGGCGGCCGGCCCGTGACCGGCAGCAAGGAGACCGGCGAACAGCTCAGCTTCGAGCGCACCTATCTGCACGGCCCGCTGTACGCGCCGGTGACCGGATACGCCTCGCAGACGTACGGCACCACGCTGCTCGAGAACGCCGAGGACGCGGTGCTGTCCGGTACGGACTCGCTGCTGGCGCCGCTGCCCTTCTGGAACGAGTTCACCCGGGGCCGGCAGCCGGGCGGCGATGTCGTCACCACGATCAGGGCGTCGATGCAGCAGGCCGCGTACGAGGGGCTGCGCGGGCGGCGGGGCGCGGTGGCGGCCCTGGATCCCTCTACGGGCGCGGTCCTGGCCCTGGTGTCGACGCCGTCGTACGACCCCGAGCGGCTGTCCGGGACCGGGGCGGCGGTGACCGGCGCGTGGTCCCGGCTGAACGCCTCCACGAGCATGCCGATGCTCAACCGGGCCATCCGGCAGACCTATCCGCCGGGCTCCACGTTCAAGATCGTGACGGCGGCGGCGGCCCTGGACACCGGGGCGGTGACGGACGCCGACGCGGCCACGGACACCCCGTCGCCGTACGTCCTGCCGGGGACGCGGACGACCCTGCCGAACGAGGCGAGGGGGTGTGAGAACGCGTCGCTGGCGGACGCGATCCGGGTCTCCTGCAACACGGTGATGGCCCATCTGGGGGTAGAGGTCGGGCTCGACGGGATGGTGGAGACGGCAAAGAAGTTCGGCTTCAACGACTCCGGGCTGCGCATTCCGTCCGGGGTGGCGAGGAGCAACTTCGACACGGACATGAGCGAGGACCAGCTGGCCCTGTCCTCGATCGGGCAGTTCAACACGACGGCGACCCCGCTCCAGATGGCGATGGTCGCCTCGGCGGTGGCCAACGGCGGGGACCTGCGACGCCCGCACCTGGTGGACCGGGTGACCACGAACACCGGGGACACGGTCCGGCAGGAGGGGTCGCAGTCGTACGAGCGGCCGATGAACCCGGCGACGGCCGTGCAGCTCCAGCGGATGATGGTCGAGGTGGTGGAGAACGGCACCGGGTCGAACGCGGCGATCGACGGAGCCCGGGTCGGCGGCAAGACCGGCACCGCCCAGCACGGCGTCGACAACTCCGGTCTGCCGTACGCCTGGTTCATCTCCTGGGCCCAGGCCGCCGACTCGGGCCGCCCCGCCGTCGCGGTGGCGGTGGTGGTGGAGGACGCCGCCGCCGACCGGGCCGACATCAGCGGCGGCGGCAGCGCGGCCCCCATCGCCCGGGCCGTGATGGAGGCGGCGTTGGCGGAGCAGGAGTAG
- a CDS encoding HAMP domain-containing sensor histidine kinase: MRRRRRFRSLSWTASLTWKSAVFLTVMCCTLAALLGVLVHTAVTRQTVEHAREKALARLEVVTDAYEAGEPLPRGSGIDPPGLPGPLRALAAGGERGTVVADGPHRPGDPDGQGGPAMWAAGPADGRALATWTDYSHSARTIGGLDRAITGSSLLAIAATLLVGLFAVGRVTRRLHQSARVARRISAGDLDARVGDPRTARPVRAQDEVAIVAGALDTMASTLQRKLQTEQRFTADVAHELRTPLTGLWAAAELLPPGRPAELVRDRVRAMRALTEDLLEISRLDARTEQVDLAVHDLAPIAERVVRASGTDTEVRVSGAARVETDRRRLERVIGNLVANAHRHGAPPVVLSVDGAVVSVTDHGPGFPAYLLDGGPQRFRTDGAGKGHGLGLTIALGQAQVVGARLDFGSAPDGGALARLTLPEYVRLDDGDSDGNPGGDRARRGPDDPDGPTGKDPHAS; encoded by the coding sequence ATGAGGCGTCGGCGCCGGTTCCGCTCGCTCTCCTGGACCGCGAGCCTCACCTGGAAGTCCGCGGTCTTCCTGACCGTCATGTGCTGCACCCTGGCCGCCCTCCTGGGCGTCCTGGTACACACCGCGGTCACCCGGCAGACCGTCGAGCACGCCCGTGAGAAGGCGCTGGCCCGGCTGGAAGTGGTCACCGACGCGTACGAGGCCGGGGAGCCGCTGCCCCGGGGATCCGGGATCGACCCGCCCGGCCTGCCCGGCCCGCTGCGCGCCCTCGCGGCCGGTGGCGAGCGGGGCACGGTGGTCGCGGACGGGCCGCACCGGCCGGGCGACCCGGACGGCCAGGGCGGTCCCGCGATGTGGGCGGCGGGCCCGGCGGACGGGCGGGCGCTGGCCACCTGGACGGACTACAGCCACAGCGCCCGGACCATCGGCGGCCTCGACCGGGCGATCACCGGCTCCTCGCTGCTGGCCATCGCCGCCACGCTGCTCGTCGGGCTGTTCGCCGTCGGCCGGGTGACCCGCCGGCTCCACCAGAGCGCCCGGGTGGCCCGCCGGATCAGCGCGGGCGACCTCGACGCCCGGGTCGGCGACCCGCGTACGGCGCGCCCGGTCCGAGCCCAGGACGAGGTGGCGATCGTGGCGGGCGCTCTCGACACGATGGCCTCGACCCTTCAGCGCAAGCTCCAGACCGAGCAGCGGTTCACCGCCGATGTGGCACACGAGCTGCGTACCCCGCTGACCGGCCTGTGGGCCGCCGCCGAACTGCTGCCGCCGGGCCGGCCGGCGGAGCTGGTGCGCGACCGGGTGCGGGCGATGCGGGCACTGACGGAGGACCTGCTGGAGATCTCCCGCCTCGACGCCCGCACCGAACAGGTCGACCTGGCCGTGCACGATCTCGCGCCGATCGCGGAGCGGGTCGTCCGGGCGTCGGGCACCGACACCGAGGTACGGGTGAGCGGCGCCGCCCGGGTGGAGACCGACCGGCGGCGGCTGGAGCGGGTGATCGGCAACCTGGTGGCCAACGCCCACCGGCACGGGGCCCCTCCGGTGGTGCTGAGCGTGGACGGGGCGGTGGTCTCCGTGACGGACCACGGGCCAGGGTTCCCCGCGTATCTGCTGGACGGCGGGCCGCAGCGGTTCCGTACCGACGGCGCGGGCAAGGGGCACGGCCTCGGGCTGACCATCGCGCTCGGCCAGGCCCAGGTCGTCGGCGCCCGGCTGGACTTCGGCAGTGCGCCGGACGGCGGGGCGCTCGCCCGGTTGACCCTGCCGGAGTACGTGCGGCTCGACGACGGTGATTCCGACGGGAATCCCGGTGGGGACAGGGCTCGGCGGGGCCCGGACGACCCGGACGGCCCAACGGGGAAGGACCCTCACGCATCGTGA